The Triplophysa rosa linkage group LG3, Trosa_1v2, whole genome shotgun sequence genome has a segment encoding these proteins:
- the LOC130552317 gene encoding E3 ubiquitin-protein ligase Hakai isoform X2, which produces MDQNDNDLQGTDGSVALGGLDVRRQIPIKLLSKQSIRGKPATRPQRSTTRLHSKSDEESFNYKQEERFECKSGDAYGNQRRYPQPLFWDYKLSLVGAKDDTPVHFCDKCGLPIKIYGRMIPCKHVFCYDCAVHYEKKCDKMCPGCTDPVQRIEQCHRGSLFMCNIVQGCKRTYLSQRDLQAHINHRHMRASKSGSSRPDPPHPTMASDPPDCFRLPPPPHLSKAHPLIPPPLQGHDTYNQPPPLSPSSSDLGPSQRPLPPETFRIATLTTRKHSNLITVPIHDDSRSSGPAPREPHPQTPPGPPPHLHPGDYSSQPVVSHPHHIMPPPQQPHYGPPPPPPPLSITMQHPPQGSATPHMVYNQAPPLSTAPLPITPPLGHIMSQMPPYMTHPPPGPIPQHGGPPAPPHHYNPNSMPQDQGTLSPPFTQPGGLSPGLWPNPRCPHPPRMQGPPPQGQMPGPHHPDQSRYRSYYQ; this is translated from the exons ATGGACCAAAATG ACAATGACCTTCAAGGAACTGATGGTTCAGTGGCCCTTGGAGGTCTTGATGTTCGCAGGCAGATCCCAATCAAGTTACTGTCTAAACAGTCGATAAGAGGCAAACCAGCTACCCGACCTCAGCGTTCCACTACCAGACTGCACTCAAAGAGCGATGAAG AGTCTTTCAACTATAAGCAGGAGGAAAGGTTTGAGTGCAAGTCTGGAGATGCTTATGGAAACCAGCGCAGATACCCTCAACCACTATTCTGGGATTATAAG CTCAGTTTGGTGGGAGCAAAAGATGACACTCCGGTTCATTTTTGTGACAAGTGTGGCCTGCCAATAAAGATCTATGGACGAATG ATTCCCTGTAAACATGTCTTCTGCTATGATTGTGCAGTGCACTATGAGAAAAAATGTGACAAGATGTGTCCTGG CTGCACAGACCCAGTCCAGCGCATCGAGCAGTGTCACCGTGGTTCCCTGTTCATGTGCAACATCGTGCAGGGCTGCAAACGCACCTACCTCTCTCAGAGAGATCTACAGGCCCACATCAACCATCGCCACATGAGGGCCAGCAAATCCGGAAGCTCCCGCCCAGACCCACCGCACCCCACCATGGCCTCCGATCCACCAGACTGCTTCCGGTTACCGCCACCACCCCACCTGTCCAAGGCACACCCTCTGATCCCTCCCCCCTTGCAAGGTCATGACACTTACAACCAGCCACCGCCACTCTCGCCCTCTTCCTCCGACCTGGGACCTTCTCAGAGGCCCCTTCCCCCAGAGACCTTCCGCATCGCTACGCTAACTACACGTAAGCATAGCAACCTCATCACAGTGCCCATCCATGATGACTCTAGGAGCTCTGGTCCCGCCCCCCGTGAGCCCCACCCACAGACACCTCCCGGCCCACCTCCACACCTTCACCCTGGGGATTACTCCAGCCAGCCTGTGGTATCCCACCCGCACCACATAATGCCCCCGCCGCAACAACCACATTACGGGCCACCACCGCCGCCACCCCCTCTTAGCATCACCATGCAGCATCCGCCCCAGGGCTCGGCCACACCTCACATGGTTTATAACCAAGCACCACCCTTGTCAACGGCTCCCCTGCCAATCACCCCTCCACTCGGACACATCATGAGCCAGATGCCACCTTATATGACTCACCCACCACCTGGTCCAATTCCCCAACATGGGGGTCCACCTGCCCCTCCTCACCACTATAACCCAAACTCCATGCCACAGGATCAAGGCACTCTTAGCCCTCCATTCACCCAACCAGGAGGTTTGAGCCCAGGGTTGTGGCCCAATCCACGTTGCCCCCATCCACCTCGTATGCAGGGGCCGCCACCCCAGGGACAGATGCCTGGGCCTCACCACCCTGACCAGTCACGTTACAGGTCATATTACCAGTAG
- the LOC130552317 gene encoding E3 ubiquitin-protein ligase Hakai isoform X1, with product MDQNDNDLQGTDGSVALGGLDVRRQIPIKLLSKQSIRGKPATRPQRSTTRLHSKSDEESFNYKQEERFECKSGDAYGNQRRYPQPLFWDYKLSLVGAKDDTPVHFCDKCGLPIKIYGRMIPCKHVFCYDCAVHYEKKCDKMCPGFSLYSCTDPVQRIEQCHRGSLFMCNIVQGCKRTYLSQRDLQAHINHRHMRASKSGSSRPDPPHPTMASDPPDCFRLPPPPHLSKAHPLIPPPLQGHDTYNQPPPLSPSSSDLGPSQRPLPPETFRIATLTTRKHSNLITVPIHDDSRSSGPAPREPHPQTPPGPPPHLHPGDYSSQPVVSHPHHIMPPPQQPHYGPPPPPPPLSITMQHPPQGSATPHMVYNQAPPLSTAPLPITPPLGHIMSQMPPYMTHPPPGPIPQHGGPPAPPHHYNPNSMPQDQGTLSPPFTQPGGLSPGLWPNPRCPHPPRMQGPPPQGQMPGPHHPDQSRYRSYYQ from the exons ATGGACCAAAATG ACAATGACCTTCAAGGAACTGATGGTTCAGTGGCCCTTGGAGGTCTTGATGTTCGCAGGCAGATCCCAATCAAGTTACTGTCTAAACAGTCGATAAGAGGCAAACCAGCTACCCGACCTCAGCGTTCCACTACCAGACTGCACTCAAAGAGCGATGAAG AGTCTTTCAACTATAAGCAGGAGGAAAGGTTTGAGTGCAAGTCTGGAGATGCTTATGGAAACCAGCGCAGATACCCTCAACCACTATTCTGGGATTATAAG CTCAGTTTGGTGGGAGCAAAAGATGACACTCCGGTTCATTTTTGTGACAAGTGTGGCCTGCCAATAAAGATCTATGGACGAATG ATTCCCTGTAAACATGTCTTCTGCTATGATTGTGCAGTGCACTATGAGAAAAAATGTGACAAGATGTGTCCTGG TTTCTCCCTCTATAGCTGCACAGACCCAGTCCAGCGCATCGAGCAGTGTCACCGTGGTTCCCTGTTCATGTGCAACATCGTGCAGGGCTGCAAACGCACCTACCTCTCTCAGAGAGATCTACAGGCCCACATCAACCATCGCCACATGAGGGCCAGCAAATCCGGAAGCTCCCGCCCAGACCCACCGCACCCCACCATGGCCTCCGATCCACCAGACTGCTTCCGGTTACCGCCACCACCCCACCTGTCCAAGGCACACCCTCTGATCCCTCCCCCCTTGCAAGGTCATGACACTTACAACCAGCCACCGCCACTCTCGCCCTCTTCCTCCGACCTGGGACCTTCTCAGAGGCCCCTTCCCCCAGAGACCTTCCGCATCGCTACGCTAACTACACGTAAGCATAGCAACCTCATCACAGTGCCCATCCATGATGACTCTAGGAGCTCTGGTCCCGCCCCCCGTGAGCCCCACCCACAGACACCTCCCGGCCCACCTCCACACCTTCACCCTGGGGATTACTCCAGCCAGCCTGTGGTATCCCACCCGCACCACATAATGCCCCCGCCGCAACAACCACATTACGGGCCACCACCGCCGCCACCCCCTCTTAGCATCACCATGCAGCATCCGCCCCAGGGCTCGGCCACACCTCACATGGTTTATAACCAAGCACCACCCTTGTCAACGGCTCCCCTGCCAATCACCCCTCCACTCGGACACATCATGAGCCAGATGCCACCTTATATGACTCACCCACCACCTGGTCCAATTCCCCAACATGGGGGTCCACCTGCCCCTCCTCACCACTATAACCCAAACTCCATGCCACAGGATCAAGGCACTCTTAGCCCTCCATTCACCCAACCAGGAGGTTTGAGCCCAGGGTTGTGGCCCAATCCACGTTGCCCCCATCCACCTCGTATGCAGGGGCCGCCACCCCAGGGACAGATGCCTGGGCCTCACCACCCTGACCAGTCACGTTACAGGTCATATTACCAGTAG
- the zgc:101783 gene encoding protein FAM3C: MIHFRRDKLRFILAVGFLIISISLVLRLLDNPELQLGDIMERSMGGENSVKLKPDHHNDGPSAVKCGLAAPCPKNDFAFKIASGAANVVGPQICFDGKIIIEKQASKNHPGITIVVIEEATGELIKTGSYNMWNGDVTELIHFVNSTESGSLVLMASYDDPATKLNEEARQLIAELGSAYISNLKFRDNWVFVGGKKTIVKASFEQHLKNERSTNKYEAWPEMIEMEGCIPRPD; the protein is encoded by the exons ATGATACACTTTCGAAGAG ATAAACTGAGATTTATACTCGCTGTGGGTTTTCTCATTATTTCCATAAGTCTTGTTCTAAGACTTCTGGACAATCCTGAATTACAACTAGGAGATATAATGG AAAGATCAATGGGAggagaaaattctgtcaaactgAAACCTGATCATCATAATGATG GTCCTAGTGCTGTCAAATGTGGTCTCGCAGCTCCATGTCCCAAAAATGATTTCGCCTTTAAGATTGCCAGTGGAGCAGCAAATGTTGTTGGGCCACAAATATGCTTTGATGggaaaat AATCATTGAAAAACAGGCTAGTAAAAATCATCCTGGAATTACTATTGTTGTTATCGAAG AAGCAACAGGTGAATTAATCAAAACTGGCTCTTATAATATGTGGAACGGAG ATGTTACAGAGTTGATACACTTTGTGAATTCAACCGAGAGTGGTTCTCTTGTTTTGATGGCCAGTTATGATGATCCAGCCACAAA ACTTAATGAGGAGGCACGCCAACTTATCGCAGAACTTGGCAGTGCATATATTTCCAATTTGAAATTTAGAGACAACTGGGTCTTTGTGGGAGGGAAGAAAACCATAGTCAAAGCCTCTTTTGAGCAG CACTTGAAGAATGAAAGGTCCACCAATAAGTATGAAGCTTGGCCAGAAATGATTGAGATGGAAGGTTGCATACCAAGACCAGACTGA